The genomic segment CAGCTATTCTTAGTGCAGCAGGGTTAAGTTTTTTAGGACTGGGTGCCCAACCTCCTACTCCCGAGTGGGGAGCTATGTTAAGTGATGCCCGTTCTGCTCTGCAGCTGGCTCCCTGGGTTGTTACTTTTCCAGGTATTGCAATTATGCTTAATGTATTGGGTTTCAATTTATTAGGTGATGGATTGCGAGATGCTCTGGATCCAAAACTAAAAAATTGATAATTTGGTACATTGCCCCTTTGAACAATTGCTTAAAGGGGCTTTTGATTTTACTGCAAAAAGCTAATTTTGAGCGACATAGAAATTTTTCGCCAAATCATCTTAGCGAGATTTCCGACGAAATAAGGCCTCATCACAGGAGGTGATGAGCTAGTTCTAAGGGCCAGGAGGGCCCTTTGATTAGGAAGCTTTATTTCGGCGGAAATCGAGCTTTAAATAATTCGAAAAATTTCTCAAGAAGCGAAAAATTAGCTTTTTGCAGTTTAATCAGAAATAATAGAAAAACATAAAATTTAACTTGAAAATGATATGAGTTTAATGGTAACATGGCGATAGAAATACCCCTATTTTTTAAGATTGATAAATATGATTTTGCTGCGAGAAGTTAATTTTTCGCTTCAAAAGAATTTTTTCGAACCATCTAGAGTTCGATTTCAGTCGAATAAGGCACACTAATAAATAGGTCTTCCTGACCTGGATTAGCTAATCGTTTTCTGTGATGAGACCTTAATTTTTTTCAATCTCACTAAGATGCTTAGACATTTTATAGTTAAATTAAATGTTTACATTCCAAATTCAAGTAAAAAATTATTGAAAAATAATGGCAAAGGTCGGAGGAAATATGACACATAAAGTCTGGTTTAATGATCATTTGAGTAAACTAAATATCAGTCAGGAGACTTTTTTACTATTTCTTGCCATACTGGTGGGTGTATTGGTAGGAAGTCTAGCTGTTTTTTTTCGTATGGTGACAGATTGCCTTGTAACAATTATTCTGATCAATTGGAAACTATCTTTACCCCACTACATTGCCTTGATTCCCTTAATAGGAGGTTTGTTGGTTGGATTGGTGATACATTATGGTGGTCATAGAGCCAGTGGCCACGGAATCCCGGAGGCCATCCAGGCTGTGGCTTTACAGGGGGGACGGATGAAAGGAAGGACTATCTTTGTCGAAGGTATTGCTTCTATTTTGACTATCTCCTTTGGGGGCTCGGTAGGAAGGGTTGGCCCGGTAGTCGAAATTGGGGCCGGTGTCGGGTCACTTATTGGGCAATTTTTTGATAAAAAGGATGAAGTTGTAAAGATGTTGTTGGGCTGTGGAGCTGCAGCAGGAATTGCAGCTATATTTAATGCTCCTATTTCTGGAGTGATCTTTGCTCTGGAGATTATTTTAGGAGATTTTACACCAGGTAACTTTAGTATGCTGGTGATTTCTTCTGTAAGTGCAGATATTATTGCCCGGACTATCTTTGGTGACCGCCCGGCGTTAATAGTGGAGCATTCTTTTCAATTTCACTATTCTGAATTAATCTTTTATATGGGGCTGGGAATCATGGCTGCTATTGTGGGAATGATCTTTATCCGGACTCTTTATTATATAGAAGATTTATTCAAAAAAATTCCTCTCCGCCCTGAGTGGCTGAAACCTGCACTAGGGGGCTTATCTGTAGGGATTATTGGCATGTTTTTACCTCAGGTCTTTGGAGTAGGGTTTGGCGAGATTCATCAAATACTTAATAATAATTATGGAATTGGGCTGCTAGTAGCAATTATGGTCTTTAAACTTTTAGCAACCTGTCTCTCTATTGGTTCTGGTATGTCTGGAGGAGTTTTTGCTCCTACATTATTAATTGGGGCCAGCATGGGTGATCTTTACGGTAGTATTGTGCAACATTTCTTTTCTGTAGATCCAAAGACCTATGCTCTGGTTGGGATGGGAACCATCCTGGCTGGTGTATCCCATGCTCCCATTACAGCGGTTATGATGATTTTTGAGATGACCCGGAATTACCAGATTATTCTTCCTCTGTTGGT from the Anoxybacter fermentans genome contains:
- a CDS encoding chloride channel protein codes for the protein MTHKVWFNDHLSKLNISQETFLLFLAILVGVLVGSLAVFFRMVTDCLVTIILINWKLSLPHYIALIPLIGGLLVGLVIHYGGHRASGHGIPEAIQAVALQGGRMKGRTIFVEGIASILTISFGGSVGRVGPVVEIGAGVGSLIGQFFDKKDEVVKMLLGCGAAAGIAAIFNAPISGVIFALEIILGDFTPGNFSMLVISSVSADIIARTIFGDRPALIVEHSFQFHYSELIFYMGLGIMAAIVGMIFIRTLYYIEDLFKKIPLRPEWLKPALGGLSVGIIGMFLPQVFGVGFGEIHQILNNNYGIGLLVAIMVFKLLATCLSIGSGMSGGVFAPTLLIGASMGDLYGSIVQHFFSVDPKTYALVGMGTILAGVSHAPITAVMMIFEMTRNYQIILPLLVASVIANLLSRLILKDNIYTMKLRRRGLIIHKGYDLAQLMQIQVFKAMSRDVDVVKMDEALSSVVEKMEESHHNGFPVVNDAGEMVGIITRHDLNKYSHEELKRRKVKEVMTDKVKVVYPDETLDQVLLRLVQYNVGRMPVVERNNPTRILGVITRKDIVDFYQNRLLTEKTNDKC